One genomic region from Chelmon rostratus isolate fCheRos1 chromosome 11, fCheRos1.pri, whole genome shotgun sequence encodes:
- the kcnk1b gene encoding potassium channel subfamily K member 1b produces the protein MLQSLASNSCVRLIQSHKSTWYFASLVLGYLLYLVFGAVVFSSVELPYEDLLRQELRAVKKQFLQENECLSEERLERFLKKALEASNYGVSILNNASANWNWDFTSALFFASTVLSTTGYGHTAPLSDGGKAFCIIYSVIGIPFTLLFLTAVVQRIMVFSTRRPIMYIHMHWGLSKPLVAIIHATLLAMLAVSCFFLIPAAIFSALEENWNFLESFYFCFISLSTIGLGDYVPGEAVNQKFRELYKLGITVYLILGLIVMLVVLETFCELQQLKQLRKMFYLKKEKPQDRLAILEHDHLSFTTVSKRATAHNEDKTHPFVSVSTLVSPNDDPMIQ, from the exons ATGCTTCAGTCTCTAGCCAGCAATTCGTGTGTGCGGTTGATACAGAGTCACAAATCGACGTGGTATTTTGCATCTCTGGTGTTGGGGTACCTCCTGTATCTCGTGTTCGGGGCTGTTGTCTTCTCTTCGGTCGAGCTGCCTTACGAAGACCTCCTGCGCCAGGAGCTGCGGGCCGTGAAGAAGCAGTTCCTCCAGGAAAACGAATGTCTGTCCGAGGAGCGTCTCGAGCGCTTTCTAAAGAAAGCCCTGGAGGCCAGTAATTACGGGGTTTCCATCCTCAATAACGCCTCGGCTAACTGGAACTGGGACTTCACCTCCGCGCTGTTTTTTGCGAGCACCGTGCTGTCCACCACAG GATATGGTCACACAGCGCCGCTCTCCGATGGCGGGAAGGCCTTCTGCATTATCTACTCGGTGATCGGCATCCccttcaccctcctcttcctcaccgcTGTGGTGCAAAGGATCATGGTGTTCAGCACACGGAGGCCGATCATGTACATCCACATGCACTGGGGTCTGTCCAAGCCGCTGGTGGCCATCATTCACGCCACTCTGCTCGCCATGTTGGCCGTCTCGTGCTTCTTTCTCATCCCCGCCGCCATCTTCTCAGCACTGGAAGAGAACTGGAACTTCCTGGAGTCCTTTTACTTCTGCTTCATTTCCCTCAGCACCATTGGCCTTGGAGACTACGTACCTGGAGAGGCTGTGAATCAGAAGTTCAGGGAGCTCTACAAATTGGGCATCACTG TCTACCTGATCCTGGGTCTGATAGTCatgctggtggtgctggagaCCTTCTGCGAGCTGCAgcaactgaagcagctgaggaaGATGTTCTACCTGAAGAAGGAGAAGCCGCAGGACCGCCTCGCCATTTTGGAGCACGACCACCTGTCCTTCACTACTGTGTCCAAAAGAGCCACCGCCCACAATGAGGACAAAACCCATCCGTTTGTCAGTGTCTCAACGCTGGTCTCTCCCAACGATGACCCCATGATCCAGTAA